In Thermodesulfobacteriota bacterium, a single genomic region encodes these proteins:
- a CDS encoding bifunctional nuclease family protein: protein MQKEMVVAGVTVDPMTKSPIVILRDRESRLALPIWIGMVEANAIIVVIEGVEIARPLTHDLLKSILERTGTSLRRIEITEIRDNTYYALLHLEREGVVFTVDSRPSDAIALALRCGVPIMVAEEVLRNALPIENLDGAPEGKDKLTELLEKMDPEQFSKYKM from the coding sequence ATGCAGAAGGAAATGGTGGTCGCCGGCGTGACCGTCGATCCGATGACGAAATCGCCCATCGTGATCCTTCGGGACCGCGAAAGCCGGCTGGCTCTTCCGATCTGGATCGGGATGGTCGAGGCCAACGCGATCATCGTCGTCATCGAGGGGGTGGAGATCGCCCGGCCGTTGACGCACGACCTGCTGAAATCGATCCTCGAAAGGACCGGGACCAGCCTCCGGAGGATCGAGATCACGGAGATCCGGGACAACACGTACTATGCGCTCCTCCACCTCGAACGGGAGGGTGTCGTCTTCACCGTCGATTCCAGGCCCAGCGACGCCATCGCCCTCGCGCTCCGGTGCGGAGTCCCGATCATGGTCGCGGAAGAGGTCCTGCGGAACGCCCTGCCGATCGAGAACCTGGACGGGGCGCCGGAGGGCAAGGACAAATTGACGGAGCTGCTCGAGAAGATGGATCCGGAGCAGTTCAGCAAGTACAAAATGTAG
- a CDS encoding GAF domain-containing protein — MKTSRILVLKENAGPENGFRLSVLDHTVEFEYRSAGRPSSWKQDIASYAAVAAPIGLAKPDIVRTLAGADGASGVVFLYRGDPPLHEMARWVLWETPEKDGLEFHSIASLYRQCLGMMSSPDEANLLSRITDAFGSELAAGSCAIWLATPGEADELMIASARGSIGIEAEGSRFRLSQSGIAEQVWKGDPFVAADAPHLYVPLRHQEKVIGLAKLGERNDGKPYGERDVQAARLLSGYAASALDTVSRLGRIDKLSLRDPETGVHSAAFLADYLDKELRKANRFHRPLSRVFLQLENPHLRGGAAPAR, encoded by the coding sequence ATGAAAACCTCCCGAATACTCGTTCTCAAGGAGAATGCCGGGCCGGAGAACGGGTTCCGCCTGTCGGTGCTCGATCACACGGTCGAATTCGAGTACCGTTCGGCGGGCCGGCCGTCCTCATGGAAACAGGACATCGCCTCGTACGCCGCGGTCGCGGCGCCGATCGGGCTCGCGAAGCCGGACATCGTGCGGACCCTCGCGGGGGCCGACGGGGCGAGCGGCGTCGTCTTCCTGTACCGGGGCGATCCCCCGCTTCACGAGATGGCGCGGTGGGTCCTCTGGGAGACGCCGGAAAAGGATGGACTCGAGTTCCATTCGATAGCCTCCCTGTACCGGCAGTGCCTTGGAATGATGTCGTCGCCGGACGAGGCGAACCTCCTGTCGCGGATCACCGACGCGTTCGGGAGCGAGCTGGCCGCGGGGAGCTGCGCCATCTGGCTCGCCACTCCGGGAGAGGCGGACGAGCTCATGATCGCATCGGCCCGGGGTTCGATCGGGATCGAGGCGGAAGGCTCCCGCTTCCGGCTATCGCAATCCGGCATCGCGGAGCAGGTCTGGAAGGGCGACCCGTTCGTCGCGGCGGACGCGCCCCATCTCTATGTTCCGCTGCGGCACCAGGAGAAAGTGATCGGCCTTGCGAAGCTGGGGGAGCGGAACGACGGGAAGCCGTACGGCGAGCGGGACGTCCAGGCGGCCCGGCTCCTATCCGGATACGCGGCGTCCGCGCTCGACACGGTGAGTCGCCTCGGCAGGATCGACAAGCTGTCGCTCCGGGACCCGGAGACCGGCGTCCATTCCGCCGCGTTCCTCGCGGATTACCTCGACAAGGAACTGCGCAAGGCCAACCGGTTCCACCGGCCGCTGTCGCGTGTGTTTTTACAATTAGAGAACCCGCACTTACGGGGGGGGGCGGCCCCGGCGCGCC